One window from the genome of Anopheles coluzzii chromosome X, AcolN3, whole genome shotgun sequence encodes:
- the LOC120954884 gene encoding uncharacterized protein LOC120954884, whose protein sequence is MAETLKMKDKNQKLECLLRSTGSETSEISPQAIPLRRRTRWSPLVPNNVTIPNPCHQPMSTTQPDENPSPGACTEREVTVNTQRFRFIPRVVERKLAVDKRQTGTTVVISYQPVPQTQQDGNRCLVTPMQQTAKRPIAERCLIEPKRVPVPKKKRCLVIPDRLP, encoded by the exons ATGGCAGAGACATTAAAG ATGAAGGACAAGAACCAAAAATTAGAATGCTTGTTGCGTTCTACCGGATCGGAAACATCGGAGATATCTCCTCAGGCAATTCCCCTGCGTCGCCGTACTCGTTGGAGTCCTCTGGTACCAAACAACGTGACAATCCCCAACCCATGTCACCAACCCATGTCTACCACCCAGCCGGATGAGAACCCGTCTCCGGGGGCATGTACGGAGAGAGAAGTTACGGTCAACACCCAACGTTTCCGCTTTATTCCTAGGGTTGTAGAACGGAAACTAGCTGTAGATAAGCGTCAGACGGGAACGACGGTTGTGATTTCGTACCAACCGGTGCCCCAAACTCAACAGGACGGGAACCGGTGTCTGGTGACGCCGATGCAACAGACAGCAAAACGGCCGATTGCGGAGCGTTGTCTGATCGAACCCAAGCGTGTACCGGTACCGAAAAAGAAACGGTGCTTGGTGATCCCTGATCGCCTGCCATAA